The following proteins come from a genomic window of Alicyclobacillus dauci:
- a CDS encoding class II aldolase/adducin family protein, which produces MNGSIETMRQKIAVGCRILAMEGLVDEILGHISVRLSGDEMLIRCRSPLEQGVAYTQIDAVQHVTFDGDGAEDGYHVPKELSIHTEVYRARPDVGCVIHAHPPAALLCGISELEFKPIFGAFNIPAMRLAVEGIPIFPHAYLITRPELASGLIEAMGNKNVCLMKGHGITVTGETVEDTVVRALNFNALAKITLDAAMMGRNIVPISDEDLTELPDLGQTFNAEWVWRFYARKLAHWEGRNFVNPTV; this is translated from the coding sequence ATGAACGGATCGATTGAGACGATGCGCCAAAAAATTGCAGTGGGCTGCCGCATCCTCGCTATGGAGGGGCTGGTGGATGAGATTCTCGGGCACATCAGCGTCCGGTTGTCTGGTGATGAGATGTTGATACGTTGTCGGAGTCCCCTTGAGCAAGGTGTTGCGTATACACAAATCGACGCTGTTCAACATGTGACCTTCGATGGAGATGGCGCAGAGGATGGATATCACGTTCCCAAAGAACTATCCATCCATACAGAAGTCTATCGAGCGAGGCCCGATGTTGGTTGCGTTATCCACGCACATCCGCCAGCAGCGCTATTGTGTGGTATTTCCGAATTGGAGTTCAAACCAATTTTTGGCGCGTTCAACATTCCGGCAATGCGTCTGGCAGTTGAAGGGATTCCCATTTTCCCACACGCGTATCTCATTACACGACCAGAATTGGCGAGTGGTCTCATCGAAGCAATGGGAAACAAGAACGTCTGTCTCATGAAGGGGCATGGAATTACAGTCACTGGAGAAACCGTTGAGGATACGGTCGTTCGTGCCCTCAATTTTAACGCCTTGGCTAAAATTACGTTGGACGCCGCGATGATGGGCAGAAATATTGTGCCTATCAGTGACGAGGACTTAACGGAACTACCCGACCTTGGTCAAACGTTTAACGCAGAATGGGTTTGGCGATTCTATGCTCGCAAACTTGCACATTGGGAAGGTCGGAACTTCGTCAATCCAACGGTTTAA
- a CDS encoding aromatic ring-hydroxylating dioxygenase subunit alpha translates to MLSQERNEMLTQVGPDTPMGNLYRRYWLPIAASSEMKDQWTKKIRLLGEDLVLYRDRSGKLGLIGERCAHRGVSMTCGIPEEHGLRCPYHGWLYDGEGNCLEQPNEPESSTFKHKIQMPAYEVQELGGLIFAYMGPKPAPLLPRYDLFVRENVIRTIGYAVIPCNWLQIMENSLDPTHLEWLHGRYFQFVFESEGKPQESWPISKHHQKIGFDLFDHGIIKRRVLEGQTEECEDWAVGHPVVFPNMLRVGDYGAHSFQIRVPMDDTHTYHIWYTCFVPNEGIEVPKDYPISLYEAPLKDENGKFITDYIDGQDMMSWVTQGEIADRTTERLGTSDKGIIMYRQLLMQEIAKAERGEDPMCVVRDEAENDVIVLPQEENKYGVGDLLSGIAKDWNTRYAPNIDEIIRLCKGQTLETV, encoded by the coding sequence ATGCTTTCACAAGAGCGAAATGAGATGCTGACACAGGTAGGTCCGGACACCCCGATGGGTAATTTGTACCGCAGGTATTGGCTGCCAATCGCGGCCTCCTCGGAAATGAAAGACCAGTGGACGAAGAAGATTCGGCTACTGGGTGAGGATTTGGTACTCTATCGTGATCGGAGCGGCAAGCTTGGTCTCATCGGTGAACGGTGCGCACACCGCGGGGTGTCCATGACCTGCGGGATTCCCGAGGAGCATGGTCTGCGTTGTCCTTACCACGGTTGGTTATACGACGGTGAGGGTAATTGTCTTGAACAACCAAACGAGCCCGAATCCAGTACATTTAAGCACAAAATTCAAATGCCAGCTTACGAGGTGCAAGAGCTCGGCGGCCTCATTTTCGCTTATATGGGACCGAAGCCGGCGCCCTTACTACCCCGTTACGATTTGTTTGTTCGCGAGAATGTCATCCGGACGATCGGCTATGCAGTCATCCCATGCAATTGGCTTCAGATCATGGAAAACTCTCTCGATCCGACACATTTGGAGTGGTTACACGGACGGTATTTCCAGTTTGTATTTGAAAGTGAAGGCAAACCGCAAGAAAGTTGGCCAATCAGTAAGCATCACCAAAAAATCGGGTTTGATTTGTTCGATCACGGCATTATCAAACGCCGCGTACTGGAAGGACAGACGGAAGAGTGCGAGGACTGGGCGGTGGGACATCCGGTCGTATTTCCGAACATGCTGCGTGTAGGCGACTACGGGGCACACTCGTTTCAAATTCGCGTGCCCATGGATGACACACATACCTATCACATTTGGTACACGTGTTTCGTACCGAATGAAGGCATTGAAGTCCCGAAGGATTATCCGATCTCGTTGTACGAAGCACCCCTAAAAGACGAAAACGGCAAGTTCATCACGGACTATATCGATGGCCAGGACATGATGAGTTGGGTGACGCAGGGAGAAATTGCGGATCGAACGACGGAACGTCTGGGTACTTCAGATAAAGGAATCATTATGTATCGGCAACTGCTGATGCAAGAGATAGCCAAGGCGGAGCGGGGAGAGGACCCGATGTGCGTGGTCCGTGACGAAGCTGAGAATGACGTCATTGTTCTACCACAGGAAGAAAACAAATACGGTGTCGGGGATCTCCTATCGGGGATTGCAAAAGATTGGAACACGCGCTACGCACCAAACATTGATGAAATTATTCGGCTGTGCAAAGGTCAAACACTTGAAACCGTGTAA
- a CDS encoding cupin domain-containing protein, which produces MASCQVKGDLMMTHEEHMADYYRRLESSHLGPLWDSLQTIMTKQPKPRAIPYLWDWKSVYDFVMESGQLVTPERGGERRVVFFRNPGLENLEPWGWGSLTHTLYAGIQLLLPGEKAPSHRHNQNAIRFIVQGSGAYTVVEGERVYMEEGDFLITPSGLWHDHVHEGDEPMLWLDCLDIPLVYELGVTFFENHPEFNQPVTLPDNYSTERFVGAGLRPIQDRNNRYAPQAIYKFKETRRALDRLSNLSPDPFDGYAVEYVNPTTGAAAGHTIGAMMQKLPPRFHTDAHRHVHGAIYHVFKGEGSSVINGVQFNWKQGDTFVIPNWAWHEHINTGHDDAYLFSTNDLPVMEALHLDKSEAYPEQHQAVVGTFKDDRITTS; this is translated from the coding sequence ATGGCTTCGTGCCAAGTGAAAGGGGATTTGATGATGACACATGAGGAACACATGGCTGACTACTATCGGCGGCTGGAAAGTTCCCATCTGGGACCCTTGTGGGATTCACTTCAAACCATCATGACGAAACAGCCTAAACCTCGTGCAATTCCTTATTTGTGGGACTGGAAGAGCGTTTACGATTTCGTCATGGAGTCCGGCCAACTCGTCACACCGGAGCGGGGGGGAGAACGCCGAGTTGTCTTTTTTCGCAATCCTGGGCTCGAGAACTTGGAACCATGGGGATGGGGCTCGCTCACGCATACGCTTTACGCGGGCATTCAACTGTTGTTACCCGGAGAAAAGGCACCATCTCATCGTCACAACCAAAACGCGATCCGGTTTATCGTCCAGGGATCAGGTGCCTATACGGTCGTCGAGGGCGAGCGAGTTTACATGGAAGAAGGAGACTTTTTAATTACCCCGTCTGGCTTGTGGCATGACCATGTCCATGAAGGCGATGAGCCCATGCTGTGGCTCGACTGTTTGGATATCCCCCTTGTGTACGAACTCGGCGTGACGTTTTTCGAGAACCACCCGGAGTTCAACCAACCTGTGACACTTCCGGACAACTACTCAACAGAACGGTTTGTGGGAGCGGGACTTCGGCCTATTCAAGATCGGAACAATCGGTACGCGCCTCAAGCAATATATAAGTTCAAGGAGACTCGTCGGGCATTGGATAGGCTATCAAACCTGTCTCCCGATCCGTTTGATGGATACGCCGTCGAATATGTCAATCCGACTACAGGGGCAGCAGCTGGCCACACCATCGGGGCGATGATGCAAAAACTTCCACCGCGATTCCACACGGATGCACACCGGCACGTCCATGGAGCCATATACCACGTCTTTAAGGGTGAGGGGTCATCTGTTATCAACGGTGTTCAGTTCAATTGGAAGCAAGGGGACACCTTTGTCATTCCGAATTGGGCATGGCATGAGCACATCAATACAGGCCACGACGACGCGTATCTGTTTTCGACGAATGACTTGCCCGTCATGGAAGCGCTTCACCTTGACAAGAGTGAAGCATATCCAGAGCAACATCAGGCCGTCGTCGGTACATTCAAGGATGATCGAATCACGACTTCCTGA
- a CDS encoding methyl-accepting chemotaxis protein, giving the protein MPKSTLSLKAKLILFSLVLLIVPSLVVGLLAYSVSRNQLNQAGRIELKNSVQQINASIGMLNSEVKAGKITLANAQEMVKEEMLGPKRPNGTRPINKNFNLGKNGYLSAIISQTGAFAAHPALEGKGNLNLKSPDGQYITKELVQVGSQPNGGFITYKWPLPNSKQVAYKITYTAKAPAWGWVVTGGSYMSDFNSGATVVLHDLFITLGITIVLGVFATLLFARRISNPIVALALQANRVSNGDLTVKPLVSKTKDEVGRLVSGFNDMTESLKRVIMQVTNTVHQVAASAEELSASAEENSRAVEHVTQSIQQVTDGAEQQYTSIESSMQTISNLSTNLSSIADRSHEVTQSIGETSKRAESGGDSVESIIQQMQSIDGKVRELSASVHSLESQSEQIGNITEVIKGIAEQTNLLALNAAIEAARAGDSGRGFAVVAAEVRKLAEQSGASASQIEQLIAGIQTETKRAVGSMEECNVEVEQGIQKVGTAKVTFKEIESAVAHVQGQMDAVSESIQRISDGSEQIRKVMDGVFCVTEQTSASMQNISASSQEQLASMEEISGSAAALTELAEELQSNIRVFRV; this is encoded by the coding sequence GTGCCCAAGTCTACGTTAAGTCTGAAAGCAAAGTTAATACTCTTCTCACTAGTTTTATTGATCGTTCCCTCATTAGTAGTTGGTTTGTTGGCATACTCTGTATCCCGGAATCAGTTAAACCAAGCGGGCAGAATTGAACTAAAGAACAGTGTACAGCAAATTAACGCATCGATTGGAATGTTGAATAGTGAAGTCAAGGCGGGAAAGATCACACTCGCCAATGCGCAGGAGATGGTAAAAGAGGAAATGCTGGGTCCAAAGAGACCCAATGGGACAAGGCCCATTAACAAAAACTTTAATCTCGGTAAGAATGGTTATTTATCAGCAATCATCAGCCAAACGGGTGCGTTTGCTGCCCACCCCGCTTTAGAGGGAAAAGGAAACTTGAACCTGAAATCACCAGATGGTCAGTACATCACTAAAGAGTTGGTTCAAGTTGGAAGCCAACCAAATGGTGGGTTCATCACATATAAATGGCCTCTACCAAACTCGAAGCAAGTTGCGTACAAAATTACATACACTGCGAAAGCACCGGCTTGGGGATGGGTGGTTACGGGCGGCTCTTATATGAGCGACTTTAACAGTGGTGCGACAGTTGTTCTTCATGATCTGTTTATCACATTGGGTATCACCATCGTCCTAGGCGTTTTTGCCACCTTGCTATTCGCGCGGCGGATTTCGAACCCTATTGTTGCCCTTGCTCTCCAGGCAAACCGAGTATCAAACGGTGATCTAACGGTAAAACCACTGGTTTCCAAAACGAAGGACGAAGTGGGGAGACTGGTCAGCGGGTTTAACGATATGACCGAAAGCCTTAAGCGCGTCATTATGCAAGTGACGAATACGGTGCATCAGGTTGCCGCCTCTGCAGAAGAGCTGTCCGCCAGTGCCGAGGAAAACAGCAGGGCGGTTGAACATGTTACACAATCGATTCAGCAGGTTACTGACGGTGCGGAACAACAATACACGAGCATTGAGTCTTCTATGCAAACCATCTCAAATCTATCGACGAACCTGTCCAGTATCGCGGATCGGTCCCATGAAGTGACACAGTCCATCGGAGAAACGTCAAAGAGAGCCGAATCCGGTGGTGATTCCGTTGAATCGATCATTCAACAAATGCAATCAATCGATGGTAAGGTGAGGGAATTATCAGCCAGCGTTCATAGTCTAGAGTCACAATCAGAACAAATCGGTAACATTACTGAGGTCATCAAAGGGATCGCGGAACAAACGAATCTCTTGGCATTAAATGCCGCCATTGAGGCTGCGCGTGCTGGTGATAGCGGCCGTGGTTTTGCTGTTGTCGCGGCTGAAGTGCGTAAACTAGCGGAGCAGTCAGGTGCATCGGCCAGTCAGATCGAGCAGTTGATAGCCGGTATCCAAACAGAGACAAAACGTGCCGTGGGATCCATGGAAGAGTGCAATGTGGAAGTAGAACAGGGAATTCAGAAAGTCGGCACAGCAAAGGTAACATTCAAGGAAATTGAGTCTGCGGTCGCCCATGTGCAAGGACAAATGGACGCTGTGTCCGAATCAATTCAACGTATTTCCGACGGATCGGAACAGATTCGAAAGGTGATGGACGGTGTCTTTTGCGTCACTGAGCAGACTTCTGCAAGCATGCAAAATATCTCTGCGTCGTCACAAGAGCAACTCGCCTCAATGGAGGAGATTTCAGGTTCTGCAGCGGCCTTGACTGAATTGGCTGAGGAGTTGCAGTCGAACATTCGCGTATTTCGGGTGTAA
- a CDS encoding DMT family transporter produces MGEAIAVLSLLLFSCNVILTKSASSRLNVQTGYFISICVNVIVASLMVILDHVILHHPFHLNARALLYFVVAGCFTTFLGRLTYFHSIVRLGASKASTFQVANPVFTVILAWLVIHETMTGVELLGCVCTVAGILTISYVPGAFWKRKAVKTESEPIVDEQQSNRSKESRIGLLFALLSVVTYGIGNIFRGEGIRLWNDPIFGGLVGAVMGLIAFLATNPRQLRSVTNVKGADPKGILMYAIGGVCTIYAQICVLAAMKYMSVGLVTVISMSQPLLVIPLSVLVYRGSEKITLRTAIGCLLALVGLVLAVAI; encoded by the coding sequence GTGGGCGAGGCAATTGCTGTTTTGTCATTGTTGTTGTTTTCTTGCAACGTCATCCTTACAAAATCTGCTTCGTCCCGTCTTAATGTTCAAACCGGCTATTTCATCTCAATTTGTGTGAATGTAATCGTAGCATCATTGATGGTCATCCTCGATCACGTCATTTTACATCATCCGTTTCACTTGAATGCCAGAGCGCTCTTGTATTTTGTTGTGGCTGGCTGCTTTACGACATTCTTGGGGCGCTTGACCTACTTTCACTCCATTGTTCGTCTGGGGGCATCCAAAGCAAGTACGTTTCAAGTCGCCAACCCGGTTTTTACGGTTATTCTGGCATGGTTAGTCATTCATGAAACGATGACAGGTGTCGAGTTATTAGGGTGCGTTTGCACCGTGGCTGGAATACTGACCATTTCGTACGTACCGGGTGCTTTTTGGAAGCGGAAGGCCGTGAAGACGGAGAGCGAACCTATCGTGGATGAACAACAATCCAATCGCAGTAAGGAATCGCGGATTGGACTGTTGTTCGCGCTGCTCAGTGTAGTTACATACGGTATCGGCAACATTTTTCGTGGCGAGGGCATACGCCTATGGAACGATCCGATATTCGGCGGACTCGTGGGGGCGGTGATGGGCTTGATTGCGTTCCTTGCCACCAACCCCAGGCAATTGCGGTCGGTAACGAATGTGAAAGGTGCTGATCCAAAGGGGATTTTGATGTACGCCATCGGTGGGGTATGTACGATCTATGCTCAGATCTGCGTTCTTGCAGCCATGAAGTATATGTCAGTGGGTCTAGTGACGGTCATCAGCATGTCGCAACCACTTCTTGTCATACCACTTAGTGTACTAGTTTATCGCGGTTCGGAAAAAATAACGCTTCGTACCGCGATCGGCTGTCTGTTGGCACTGGTTGGCCTTGTCTTGGCAGTAGCCATCTGA
- a CDS encoding IclR family transcriptional regulator has translation MSDKQDMNGLGIQSLEIGIDIVKIISKSTKPLTISEIAHVAEMSKSRLHRYLTSLYRTGFLSRDTDLRYSVGPELISLGLLASQRWTIRDLAHPTLLRLRENLNETIALSVWTEKGPYFLHWEESNRAVNIGIRVGTQVSATKSVAGKIFIAFLPEEETDDVLKREIAQFGISKAQFQRELAETRQKGYSITEESLLPGILAIGCPVFGRDSKVVAAISVVGILGYLDPSEQSHVVTVLKEECRLLSETLP, from the coding sequence ATGTCCGACAAGCAAGATATGAACGGACTTGGAATTCAGTCCTTGGAAATTGGCATCGATATCGTGAAAATTATCAGCAAATCCACCAAGCCACTGACAATTAGTGAAATCGCTCACGTCGCCGAGATGTCAAAGAGTAGGTTGCATAGATATTTGACCAGTTTGTATCGAACAGGCTTTCTCAGCAGGGACACTGACTTGCGTTACTCCGTGGGGCCGGAATTGATATCTTTAGGCCTGCTTGCATCACAGCGATGGACGATTCGTGATCTGGCACACCCTACTTTGTTGCGACTGAGGGAAAACTTGAATGAGACCATAGCCCTCTCCGTCTGGACGGAAAAAGGACCCTACTTTCTACACTGGGAGGAAAGCAACCGTGCCGTGAACATTGGGATACGTGTCGGCACTCAAGTCAGTGCAACAAAATCTGTAGCTGGGAAGATTTTTATCGCATTCTTACCTGAAGAGGAGACGGACGATGTTCTAAAACGCGAGATCGCGCAGTTCGGTATTAGTAAAGCCCAATTTCAACGCGAGTTAGCGGAAACTCGACAAAAAGGATATTCCATTACGGAAGAAAGCCTCTTGCCAGGAATATTGGCCATCGGTTGTCCCGTTTTTGGGAGAGACAGCAAAGTCGTCGCGGCTATCAGCGTTGTTGGAATTTTAGGATATCTAGATCCGTCAGAACAGTCACACGTTGTGACTGTTTTGAAAGAAGAGTGCCGACTGTTATCGGAGACACTGCCGTAG